The following is a genomic window from bacterium.
GCAGACCGCAGTCAAAGACTCGGCGACCCGCTCGAGCCTACACCGCTATGGTCGTTGCCGGTCGTCACCGAAGCGACCGTTCAAACGATCGACGAGCGCGCGCGCGATGTTCTCTTTCCCCTCCGCGACGGCCTCAACAGTCCCTTCAGGATTGACGAGGTAGCCGATGTGTACTCCTCGTTCGATGTCGCGGAGATCGTTTGCGACCACGAGATCGGCCTGGTTCCGGCCGGCCCAGTCGCGCGCGATCGCGACGAGCTCCGCCTGCTGCTTGCCGACCTCCAGCTTGAACCCGATGAAGAACGTTTGCGGTGCGAGGTTTCGGACCAGCGCCGCGGCCTTGGGGGTGGGCACGAGGCGGATCACCCACTCGTCGGTGGTGCTCGTGACCTTCTCGTGGCGGGCCTGCGCTGGCGCGAAATCGAGGACCGCCATCGCGTGAATCACAGCGTCATAACGGTGTTGTCGCAGTTCATGTTGGAAGATGACGATCAGATCCTCCACGGTGTCGATCGGCAGGAGCCGCAGATGGTCCACGCGACCGCCGCGGACCGTCGGGATCACGCTTCCTCGTCCGTACACGAACGTGACGGCGGCGCCGGCCTCGAGCGCGCCCTCGGCGATCAGCGAGCCCAACCGTCCGGTGGCCTTGTTGGTGAGGAAGCGCACAGCGTCGAGTGGCGCGCGGGTTGGTCCCGAGGTGATCAGGATCCGGCGCCCCCGAAGGCTCATGACGCGGCCGCGGTGAGGGCCTGCGCGATCTCGCCGCGGACCTCCGAATCGTGCTCTCGGTCGAGGCGCGCCTGCAGGGCGTCCCGCGACGCCTCCGTGCCGATCCGGCCCAACGCCCACGCCGCATGTGACCGCACCAGCGGTTCGTCCTCGTCGTCGAGCGCCCGGACGAGCGCGGGCACCGCGGCGGGGTCGGCGAGGTTGCCGAGCGCCACGGCGACGTTGCGGCGGAGACCCCGGCGTTTCGCGCGGGTGACCGCTGAGCCCGCAAAGCGTCGGCGAAACTCTTCCTCGCTGATGTTGAGCAATGTCACCAGCTCGGGTCGAGCGCCCACCCCGGGCCGCGGGGCAAACTCCGGATGGGTGCGTGCCAGCGTCTTCGCGTTGTGCGGGCACACAGTCTGGCAGACGTCGCAGCCGAAGATGCGGTCGCCGATCAGCGGACGCATCTCGAGGGGGATCGCGCCGCGGTGCTCGATCGTGAGGTACGAGATGCAGCGCCGCGCATCGACCGTGTACGGCGCGACGATCGCCCCGGTGGGGCAGGCGTCGAGACAGAGCCGGCATCGGCCGCAATCACCTCGTGCGGGTGGATCGGGCGGCAGCGCAAGATCGGTCAGGATCTCCCCGAGGAATACCCACGATCCGAATCCGGCGCGGGTGATGATGAGCGTGTTCTTCCCGTACCACCCGAGCCCGGCGCGACGGGCCGCAGCGCGGTCGATCATGGGACCGGTGTCGACATAGTACCGGGCGACCTGCGCGCCTTGCGATCTCAAGAAATCGGCGAGCCGCCGCAGTCGCGGAGCCATGACATCGTGGTAGTCGTCCCCACGCGCGTACCGGCTGATCAGCCCCCGGGGCTCACCGGCCTCGGTACGATACTCCCGCGGGGCACCGGCGGCGCCGCGGCCCTGGCCGTCGCCGGCGGCGCTACCTTGCCGAGGCGGCGTGCGCTCGTCGCCGAGCGGCGTCGCGTCCCCATAGTAGAGGCCGACGACGACGAGGGCCTGCGCCGCCGGCTCGACCGCACGGGGACGGGGGGATCGCGGGGCGTTGCGCTCCATGTAGGCCATGCCGCCGTGGTGGTCGGCGGCGACCCAGCGCGCGAGCGCCTCGCCTTCGCGCTCGAACGGCTCGCTTGTCGTGATGCCGCACAGGTCGAACCCCGCGGCGCGGGCCTGGGCTTTGGTCGCGGCCGCGAGCGCGTGGAGGTCGACAGACGGGTCTGCGTTCGTCACCGGGTGCCTCAGGCGGGCGCTGTCGGTCGGAACCCTACGACCTGGAACGTGCCCAGGCGATTATTCGAGGTCGGCCGCCACTCGACGGTGATCGGCGCCGCGAAGTCCGGGGCCATCCGGCCGCGTTCGATCCAGTACCGCGCGTGGGGATCGTTCAGGATAGCGGGACTGGCTTTGGCCACGAGCACCAGCGGTCCGTCGACGACGTGCACCTCATCGAGCTCGGGGATCGCGAGCAGCGCGTCGCGAAGCCGGTCGCGCACGGCGTCCGTGGGGGCGGGACGAACGTTCACGAGCCCGATGTTCCGCCCGAGGGGGCCGATGATCTTGACGTTCGCGAGTTCGGGCCTGACGCCGGCATCCCGCAGCACGCTCAGCACCACCTCGTTGGCGCGCGCGACCGCGCGCCCGTGATACTCCGGGGCCGCGAGCGGCTTGAGGAGGTGCTTCAGCTTGCAGCCCTCGCGGCCGGGATTCTCGCCTATCCGAGGCGGCCGGACGTCCATCGCGTCCGCCAGGGCCAGGATCCGAGGTTTGTCGAGATCGAGGAGCGGAGCATAGTAGTCGTTGCAGACCTTGAGCCCCATCTGGCCCCACGTGTCGCTGCGATTGGCGCCGGTGAGGACGAGGCGGCCTCCGGACACGGCTTTGACCATGCCGAGCTTGATCTCGCGGGTGCAGCGGTTGCACGCCGGGCCGGCGGCCTGGACCCGGTGCTGCTTGAACTGCCCCAGCAGGCAGCGCTGCTGCAACCCGAGACGTTCGGCGACCTCGAGGACGATCTCGTTGCCGCGCGTGTACGCGTACTGTCCCATGTTCACCGTGACGAGCAGGACGTGTCCGGGGCCGAGGGCGTCGCGGGCGAGGGCGGCCGTGACGGTGCTGTCGAGGCCGCCGCTGAACGCCACGACGACCGGCTCCCCGCGCGTCGTCTCGCGGATCTCCCCGAGGAGGGTGTCTCGCAGGTCCACGCTGTAAGCGTACCCGATCCTGACCGGCTTGTCACGGACCCGGACGCCCCAGCGCCCCTGGGGCTGGCCCCGCTGGGGTCCGAGCCAGCCCGCCGCCGTCTCGGAGGGTGCGGGGCGCTCCTGTTCGCTGGCCTGAGCCTCGCGGCGGCCCCGGTCGCGCTGCCCCGTGTCTCTGCGGTTCGTCACTCACGGCCCGCGCGGTCAAAGGCTGACTCAGGTCTCCCCGAAGTGGGGCCGTCCGCCGTCAGGCGATGATGATCCGATCGCCGCTCATGTCGGTGATCGTCGCGAGTGACTCGATCGGCACCCCGAACCGGGCGAGGGTCTGGCGGCCGCCCTCAAACGCTTTCTCGATCAGCGCCCCGATTCCGACGAGCGTCGCGCCGGCCGCCTCGGTCAGGCGTGCCAGACCGAGGATCGTCTGACCGGTGGCGAGGAAGTCGTCGACGATCAGCACACGGTCGCCCCGGGGAAGGTACTCCGGGGAGACGATCAGCTCCGCCGGCCGCCGCTTCGTGTGCGACGGTGCCACGGTCAGGAGCACCTGATCGGGCATCGTCACCGGGCGCTCGCGGCGCGCGTACACGACGGGGAGGCGGAGATGGAACGCCGTGCTTAGGGCCGGCGCGATGCCCGAGATCTCGGCGGTCAGCACGCGGGTGCCCCGCAGCCGGGCGAACCGCGACGCCAGTTCGCGCCCGCACGCATCCATCAGGACGGGGTCGATTTGGTGGTTGATGAACCCGTCGACCTTCAGGATGCCGTTGCCGAGGTTGCGGCCCTCCCTGAGGATGCGGTCCCGAAGGTCCGTCATCGGCCTTGCCGCAGATCGCGCAAGATGCGCTTCGGTACCTTGCAGACCACCGTGTACGCCGGGTTGTACACATTGCCGATCTCGTACTCGACGCACTGACCGAGCAGCGTACTGGCTGCCCGCGCGTCGAGCCCGTGGTCCTCAGCAAGCCAGCGTACCATCTCGGTGGTCGCGTGCTGGAGTGCCTGGTCCAGCGGCCGGGCGTTGCCGAGCGCGAAGATGTATGCGTCGTTCTCGCCGCGCGGCCACTCGATCCGCCGGCCCTTGTGCACGCGCACCGTGAACTGCACCTCGAACGACACTTCGACCCCGTTGCCGACGATTTCGCCGTCCCCTTGCGCCGCGTGGCAGTCGCCGAGGTGGAACAGCGCGCCCGGGGCGAACACGGGGAAGAGGGCGGTCGCTCCCTCGGTGAATCCCCGGTAGTCCATGTTGCCGCCGTGGGGTCCCGATGTCGCCGTCGAGATCGCCTGCCCCCCCGCGGGCGCCACCCCAAAGCATCCCACCATCGGGGCAAAGGCGATCGCCAGGTGAGCCAGCGACGGGATCTCCGCCCGCGTCGCCGCCCGCCGGTGACGGTCGATCTCCGACAACGGCAGCGACGGACGTCCCGCCGCCGAGTCGGCGAGCGTGATCGTGCGGCGTTCCAGATCGATCCACCACTGCGTGACGGCCGTCAGCGGGAGGTCGCGCACGAACGCCGGTTCCAGCACGTTCGGTGCGATCACGGTGCCCGACCACCCGGTCGGACGGTTCGGCGCGAGGCGGTCCAGATGCACGGCCAGCGTGTCGCCCGAGTCTGCGCCCTCGACGTAGAACGGTCCGGTCTGCGGGTTGCCGCGGGGCGCGGCCGACGTTCCGGTGGCGTCAAATCCCCGGGCGTCGAGCGTCGTCGTGACGACCGTGTCTCCGTCGCGGATTCGCAATACGGGCGGATGTGATCCGAGGGTGTTGAAGTAGTGGTGCGGCGTGAAGCGATGGGTACTCATCGTCCCCTCCCGGCGGGGGCGCCGGGACCTGTCGGCCCCACGGTTGCAGACGCCCGATTTGCGAACGGAAAGGGTCTTCAGCGCGCCGGCGCGTGTTCCTCGCCCGCGTGACCGGTGCTGGTTGCCGCGATCCAACGAGTGCAGCGTCGCAACAAGTGCCCGGGGCGGAGCGCGCGAACCGCCGCAAGGGGGGGGAAGTACGGCCCGCGCGCCCCGGTGACCGGGCGTGGCTGAATCTCCGTCCAGCCAGAGTTCATGATAGAGTGTCCCCGTGAAGAACCGCTCAAGGACCTATGAAGATCTGATGTCACCTGAGACGAGAACGCCGGCCGGTGCATGATAGATTGAATCTAGTTTCTCGATAAGCGTCACGGCGCGTTTGCCTTTCGCGTGCCATGGCTTGATCTGCACGGGCTTACGGGTGAGGCGCCGCAAAGGGTTGCGGCGATCTTGACAAGGGTGTGCCGGTTTGGGATAATATACGTTGTAATCAAGAAGTCACCCCTCGTAAGGCTCCGATCGCTTCCAACCGACAAGAGTTCG
Proteins encoded in this region:
- a CDS encoding phosphopantothenoylcysteine decarboxylase; protein product: MSLRGRRILITSGPTRAPLDAVRFLTNKATGRLGSLIAEGALEAGAAVTFVYGRGSVIPTVRGGRVDHLRLLPIDTVEDLIVIFQHELRQHRYDAVIHAMAVLDFAPAQARHEKVTSTTDEWVIRLVPTPKAAALVRNLAPQTFFIGFKLEVGKQQAELVAIARDWAGRNQADLVVANDLRDIERGVHIGYLVNPEGTVEAVAEGKENIARALVDRLNGRFGDDRQRP
- a CDS encoding ExsB family protein, which produces MTNRRDTGQRDRGRREAQASEQERPAPSETAAGWLGPQRGQPQGRWGVRVRDKPVRIGYAYSVDLRDTLLGEIRETTRGEPVVVAFSGGLDSTVTAALARDALGPGHVLLVTVNMGQYAYTRGNEIVLEVAERLGLQQRCLLGQFKQHRVQAAGPACNRCTREIKLGMVKAVSGGRLVLTGANRSDTWGQMGLKVCNDYYAPLLDLDKPRILALADAMDVRPPRIGENPGREGCKLKHLLKPLAAPEYHGRAVARANEVVLSVLRDAGVRPELANVKIIGPLGRNIGLVNVRPAPTDAVRDRLRDALLAIPELDEVHVVDGPLVLVAKASPAILNDPHARYWIERGRMAPDFAAPITVEWRPTSNNRLGTFQVVGFRPTAPA
- the xpt gene encoding xanthine phosphoribosyltransferase — its product is MTDLRDRILREGRNLGNGILKVDGFINHQIDPVLMDACGRELASRFARLRGTRVLTAEISGIAPALSTAFHLRLPVVYARRERPVTMPDQVLLTVAPSHTKRRPAELIVSPEYLPRGDRVLIVDDFLATGQTILGLARLTEAAGATLVGIGALIEKAFEGGRQTLARFGVPIESLATITDMSGDRIIIA
- the queG gene encoding tRNA epoxyqueuosine(34) reductase QueG — protein: MTNADPSVDLHALAAATKAQARAAGFDLCGITTSEPFEREGEALARWVAADHHGGMAYMERNAPRSPRPRAVEPAAQALVVVGLYYGDATPLGDERTPPRQGSAAGDGQGRGAAGAPREYRTEAGEPRGLISRYARGDDYHDVMAPRLRRLADFLRSQGAQVARYYVDTGPMIDRAAARRAGLGWYGKNTLIITRAGFGSWVFLGEILTDLALPPDPPARGDCGRCRLCLDACPTGAIVAPYTVDARRCISYLTIEHRGAIPLEMRPLIGDRIFGCDVCQTVCPHNAKTLARTHPEFAPRPGVGARPELVTLLNISEEEFRRRFAGSAVTRAKRRGLRRNVAVALGNLADPAAVPALVRALDDEDEPLVRSHAAWALGRIGTEASRDALQARLDREHDSEVRGEIAQALTAAAS
- a CDS encoding acetamidase/formamidase family protein; the encoded protein is MSTHRFTPHHYFNTLGSHPPVLRIRDGDTVVTTTLDARGFDATGTSAAPRGNPQTGPFYVEGADSGDTLAVHLDRLAPNRPTGWSGTVIAPNVLEPAFVRDLPLTAVTQWWIDLERRTITLADSAAGRPSLPLSEIDRHRRAATRAEIPSLAHLAIAFAPMVGCFGVAPAGGQAISTATSGPHGGNMDYRGFTEGATALFPVFAPGALFHLGDCHAAQGDGEIVGNGVEVSFEVQFTVRVHKGRRIEWPRGENDAYIFALGNARPLDQALQHATTEMVRWLAEDHGLDARAASTLLGQCVEYEIGNVYNPAYTVVCKVPKRILRDLRQGR